A genomic stretch from Onychostoma macrolepis isolate SWU-2019 chromosome 02, ASM1243209v1, whole genome shotgun sequence includes:
- the LOC131523949 gene encoding gastrula zinc finger protein XlCGF8.2DB-like gives MELVKEESEDSDAEACGVKEEDTEEQRDLVEVKEESEELNEGEEKQQNREPQCFISGEKSFSCSQTENNSSPETTEPNNSFMCPQCGKSFTCKRDLKRHIRIHTGEKPFPCSQCGKSFANSGDLKRHLRIHSGEKPFTCPQCGKSFTQKEGLKEHMKIHSGEKPFACMLCGKSFTHQNSLKRHMKVHSGEKLHQCPECGRRFSEACNLKTHLLSHTGERPFHCQRCDKKFFLAVHLKTHMRIHEDERRYVCSFCGKSFLWLNGFKDHQKIHTGEKPYVCLDCGSTFTRAGELKVHERIHTGEKPYKCSHCEKSFTVSGALKVHERVHTGEKPYLCPSCGKTFSRYGNLGKHLKKACPKLRQ, from the exons ATGGAGCttgttaaagaggagagtgaagacagTGATGCAGAAGCATGTGGAGTGAAAGaggaagatactgaggaacagaGAG ACCTGGTGGAAGTGAAAGAGGAAAGTGAAGAACTGAATGAAGGGGAGGAGAAACAGCAGAATCGGGAACCTCAATGTTTCATAAGTGGAGAAAAATCTTTTAGTTGCTCTCAGACTGAAAATAATTCCTCACCAGAAACAACAGAGCCCAATAATTCATTCATGTgtcctcagtgtggaaagagctttACTTGTAAAAGAGATCTTAAGAGGCACATAAgaattcacaccggagagaaaccgTTTCCGTGCtctcagtgcgggaagagtttcgcAAATTCAGGAGATCTGAAGAGACACTTAAGAATTCACTccggagagaagcctttcacctgcccTCAGTGCGGAAAGAGCTTCACGCAGAAGGAAGGTCTGAAGGAACACATGAAAATCCACTCCGGAGAGAAACCTTTCGCATGCATGctgtgcgggaagagtttcacacatcAAAACAGCTTAAAAAGACACATGAAAGTGCATTCTGGAGAGAAGCTACACCAGTGTCCTGAATGCGGCAGGAGGTTTTCAGAGGCCTGCAATCTCAAAACTCACCTGCTCTCTCACACCGGAGAAAGACCCTTTCACTGTCAGCGCTGCGACAAGAAGTTTTTCTTGGCCGTTCACCTCAAAACGCACATGAGGATTCACGAAGACGAGCGGCGGTACGTGTGTTCATTCTGCGGGAAGAGTTTTCTGTGGCTCAACGGGTTTAAAGACCATCAGAAAATACATACTGGTGAGAAACCCTACGTGTGTTTGGACTGTGGAAGTACTTTCACTAGAGCCGGTGAACTGAAAGTGCATGAACGCATCCACACCGGAGAAAAACCCTACAAGTGTTCTCACTGTGAGAAGAGCTTTACGGTTTCAGGAGCCCTTAAAGTACACGAGAGagttcacaccggagagaaaccgtacCTCTGTCCTTCATGCGGGAAGACTTTCAGCCGATATGGAAATCTAgggaaacatttaaaaaaggcTTGTCCAAAGCTGAGACAGTGA